A single window of Leptolyngbya ohadii IS1 DNA harbors:
- the hetR gene encoding heterocyst differentiation control protein (controls heterocyst differentiation; has protease DNA-binding activity), with translation MTSLSKASTYSQFGSPSGVAPECGDCSTTTNDKELINSLSLSALDQIMFYLAFSAIRTNGHRHGAFLDAAATAAKCAVYLTYIEQDHNLRRTGMLHHIEAKRVKEIVEEVRTALSQGKLLKILGSQEPRYLMQFPYLWMEKYPWSAGRPRFPASSLTSLEKRQIEDKLPPDLPDAQLVNSFQLMELIESLHNRSQEEFPERHRVPLTEALAEHIKRRLLHSGTIVRVDSPSFGLPFYALARSSYSPADVEERMYVMAEDTARYFRFMKDWAEKRSGVMRILEELNLLPEQQQAAFKELDELVQDWANRYHHTDGNTFILQMAIGT, from the coding sequence ATGACTTCTCTTTCCAAAGCATCTACCTATTCCCAATTCGGCTCACCATCGGGTGTTGCGCCTGAATGCGGGGATTGTTCTACCACGACAAACGATAAAGAGCTGATCAATAGCCTTAGCCTCAGTGCGCTTGACCAAATCATGTTCTACCTCGCCTTTAGCGCGATCAGAACCAACGGTCATCGTCACGGCGCTTTCCTCGATGCCGCTGCCACCGCTGCCAAATGTGCCGTCTACCTCACCTACATTGAGCAAGACCACAACCTCCGCAGAACCGGAATGCTGCACCATATCGAAGCCAAGCGTGTCAAAGAAATCGTCGAGGAAGTCCGCACTGCCCTCTCCCAGGGCAAACTGCTCAAAATCCTCGGCTCCCAGGAACCGCGCTATCTGATGCAGTTCCCCTACCTGTGGATGGAGAAGTACCCCTGGTCTGCGGGTCGTCCTCGCTTTCCGGCATCGAGTCTGACCAGTCTGGAGAAGCGCCAGATTGAGGACAAGCTGCCCCCGGACTTACCCGATGCCCAGCTAGTCAACTCCTTTCAGCTGATGGAGCTGATTGAGTCCCTCCACAACCGTTCCCAGGAAGAGTTTCCAGAACGTCATCGCGTCCCATTAACAGAAGCCCTTGCCGAGCATATCAAACGGCGATTACTGCATTCCGGCACGATCGTCCGCGTCGATTCTCCTTCGTTTGGGCTGCCCTTCTATGCCCTGGCGCGATCGTCCTATTCCCCCGCCGATGTGGAGGAGCGAATGTACGTTATGGCAGAAGACACTGCCCGCTACTTTCGCTTTATGAAAGACTGGGCAGAAAAACGATCGGGGGTGATGCGAATCCTGGAGGAATTGAATCTGCTCCCCGAACAGCAGCAGGCGGCATTCAAGGAGCTAGATGAACTCGTGCAGGATTGGGCAAACCGCTACCACCATACCGATGGCAATACTTTTATTTTGCAGATGGCGATCGGCACCTAG
- a CDS encoding allophycocyanin subunit alpha-B has product MSVVTQVILNADEELRYPSSGELKSIKEFLQTGEQRVRIANTLAENEKRIVQEASKQLWKKRPDFIAPGGNAYGDKQRALCLRDYGWYLRLITYGVLAGDKEPIEKIGLIGVREMYNSLGVPVPGMVESIRCLKNASLSLLSEDDAAAASPYFDYIIQSMS; this is encoded by the coding sequence ATGAGTGTAGTAACCCAAGTTATTCTCAACGCTGACGAAGAACTCCGTTACCCCAGCAGCGGTGAACTCAAAAGTATTAAAGAGTTTTTACAAACTGGAGAACAGCGCGTTCGTATCGCCAATACCCTCGCTGAAAACGAGAAGCGCATTGTCCAGGAAGCCAGCAAACAGCTGTGGAAAAAGCGTCCTGACTTCATCGCTCCCGGCGGCAATGCCTACGGCGATAAGCAGCGTGCCCTTTGTCTGCGCGACTATGGCTGGTATCTGCGCCTGATCACCTATGGCGTACTGGCAGGCGACAAAGAGCCGATCGAAAAAATTGGTTTGATTGGCGTGCGCGAAATGTATAACTCGCTGGGCGTTCCCGTTCCTGGCATGGTGGAGTCGATCCGCTGCCTCAAGAATGCCTCGCTGTCTCTCCTGAGTGAGGACGATGCAGCCGCAGCCTCTCCCTACTTTGACTACATCATTCAGTCGATGTCCTAA
- a CDS encoding DEAD/DEAH box helicase has product MQAEYSQPSLQTPSLRPYQNQLIKDLYVKLGQGYRRVAIVAGTGAGKTVIGGKICADTAARGLRLMFLVHLDVLVGQTYEKMQAFGLRCGFIKAGWKEDPDAPIQIASIQTMEKRSWWRDWKANVVFFDEGHTTVFSQIGQEIIYRTHPKAVQLAMTATPYRLGREQLGDHMETFVASPVPSTLQQMGYLAPMQYYGVSRDSQINLEGVRTVAGDFDERDLKNACDRPELVQRIVEEWQRLTPGKRTIAFCVDVEHARHVAEAFRQAEISAAVVDGSTPIKERQRLYKALGSGELTVLTSCNVISIGFDEPSVEVGLLLRPTQSRALHYQQVGRVLRVSPRTGKTCGIILDQANNLQRLGFPEDIQEYHLPTQKQPGLHEPQPTKQCPDCNRLMWGFVMTCPGCGYVWETQAQVIVDELAEVHSEEVLRQAELRQQAEFFRQQRQKAYREGAAPNWAKHVFQQEYGCPPDSQWCIGSIFGINPTPQDMIAYRNYLTAIARRQGKPITWVIEEFQQEFGDQSEPELLWRNE; this is encoded by the coding sequence ATGCAAGCGGAATATTCCCAACCATCGCTGCAAACGCCCTCCCTGCGTCCCTATCAAAATCAGCTCATTAAAGATCTCTACGTCAAACTGGGACAGGGCTATCGGCGGGTGGCAATTGTTGCCGGAACGGGAGCTGGGAAAACGGTGATTGGCGGCAAAATCTGTGCGGATACGGCGGCGCGAGGGCTAAGGCTGATGTTCCTGGTACATCTGGATGTGCTGGTGGGGCAGACCTACGAAAAGATGCAGGCGTTTGGCTTGCGCTGCGGGTTTATTAAAGCCGGATGGAAGGAAGACCCGGATGCGCCGATCCAGATTGCCAGCATTCAAACGATGGAAAAGCGATCGTGGTGGCGAGACTGGAAGGCAAATGTGGTGTTTTTCGATGAGGGACACACGACTGTCTTCAGTCAGATTGGGCAGGAAATTATCTACCGGACGCATCCCAAAGCCGTGCAGCTGGCAATGACCGCAACTCCCTATCGGTTAGGACGGGAGCAGTTGGGCGATCACATGGAAACCTTTGTGGCTTCTCCGGTGCCCTCGACGCTTCAGCAGATGGGCTATCTGGCTCCTATGCAGTATTACGGTGTGTCCAGGGATTCGCAGATTAACTTAGAGGGGGTGCGGACTGTGGCAGGCGATTTTGACGAGCGGGATTTGAAGAATGCCTGCGATCGCCCCGAACTGGTGCAGCGCATCGTAGAGGAATGGCAGCGACTCACCCCAGGAAAACGGACGATCGCCTTTTGTGTGGATGTGGAACACGCTCGCCACGTCGCGGAGGCATTCCGGCAGGCAGAGATTTCGGCAGCGGTGGTGGATGGCAGTACCCCTATCAAGGAGCGGCAGCGGCTCTACAAAGCGTTAGGTTCCGGAGAACTCACGGTCTTAACCTCCTGTAACGTGATCAGCATTGGTTTTGATGAGCCGAGCGTTGAGGTGGGTTTGCTGCTGCGTCCCACCCAGTCAAGGGCACTGCATTATCAGCAGGTCGGACGGGTACTCAGGGTGTCGCCCCGGACGGGCAAGACCTGCGGGATTATCCTCGACCAGGCAAATAATTTGCAGCGGTTAGGCTTCCCAGAGGATATTCAGGAATACCATCTGCCGACGCAAAAGCAGCCCGGACTGCACGAACCCCAGCCAACAAAACAATGCCCCGACTGTAACCGCCTCATGTGGGGCTTTGTGATGACCTGTCCTGGATGCGGCTATGTCTGGGAAACCCAGGCTCAGGTGATTGTGGATGAGCTGGCAGAAGTCCACAGCGAGGAAGTCCTGCGCCAGGCGGAACTGCGCCAGCAGGCAGAGTTTTTCCGGCAGCAGCGGCAAAAGGCATATCGGGAAGGGGCGGCTCCTAACTGGGCAAAGCACGTCTTTCAGCAGGAGTACGGCTGTCCGCCAGACTCCCAGTGGTGCATCGGCTCCATTTTTGGCATCAATCCCACCCCGCAGGACATGATCGCTTACCGCAACTACCTGACTGCGATCGCCCGACGGCAGGGAAAGCCGATCACCTGGGTAATCGAGGAATTTCAGCAGGAATTTGGCGACCAGAGCGAACCGGAACTTCTGTGGAGAAATGAATAG
- a CDS encoding Uma2 family endonuclease: protein MTTLLIQTERYPLTVELPSIASMSDQQFYEFCLANRDLRIERNANGEVEIMPPAFSDTGNRNFNLATQLGMWTEQDGTGIGFDSSAGFTLPNGATRSPDAAWIRLDRWNALTPEQQASFAPICPDFVIELRSASDSLPRLQAKMTEYIENGTLLGWLIDRQNQTVYIYRPNQEPQILSSPETVSGDPELPGFVLRLAKIW from the coding sequence ATGACAACCCTGCTGATTCAAACCGAACGCTATCCGCTGACCGTTGAGCTACCCTCGATCGCCTCTATGAGCGACCAGCAGTTCTATGAATTCTGTCTGGCTAATCGGGATTTGCGAATTGAGCGGAATGCAAACGGTGAAGTTGAAATTATGCCCCCTGCTTTTTCAGATACCGGAAATCGAAACTTTAACCTCGCCACCCAACTTGGAATGTGGACAGAGCAAGACGGTACAGGAATTGGGTTTGATTCCAGTGCGGGCTTTACTTTACCCAATGGCGCAACTCGATCGCCCGATGCAGCCTGGATCAGGCTAGACCGCTGGAATGCTTTAACCCCAGAGCAACAGGCTTCCTTTGCCCCCATCTGCCCTGATTTTGTGATCGAGCTACGCTCCGCCAGCGATTCCCTACCCCGGCTGCAAGCCAAGATGACGGAGTATATCGAAAATGGTACTTTGCTGGGCTGGCTGATCGATCGCCAAAACCAAACGGTTTATATTTATCGCCCCAATCAAGAACCGCAAATTCTCAGCAGTCCCGAAACCGTCAGCGGTGATCCAGAGCTACCGGGATTTGTGCTGCGGCTGGCTAAAATTTGGTGA
- a CDS encoding adenylate/guanylate cyclase domain-containing protein gives MAVVDSSGVNPRPSRTFVGNILSPVLRLLNRRTIPLLAILFIAGLAGAMINMSRLSSDLIQSQAVQSSALYAQAIKEARTLYSNNAIAPLKQVHPDVAVTPEYANLPGAVPLPATFLIELSQSISRQNPGMSVRLYSDYPFRWRQQDGGPQDDFEQAALTYLRQHPNETFVRFEEFRGRSALRYAEADIMKPSCVACHNTHPDSPKRDWKEGDVRGILEITRPLDSFIAQTQTGLRGTFMMLGGLLLLALLGIGIVMSRLRQTSRELELRVAERTAQLRQANEQLLVEQEKSERLLLNILPEPIAHQLKEGQNNIADGFAEATILFCDLVGFTKLSERMHPTQLISLLNEIFSQFDRLTEKHGLEKIKTIGDAYMVVGGLPVPRADHAEAIAEMALDMQAEIRRFNQRRRQQCDIRIGINTGPVVAGVIGTKKFIYDLWGDTVNVASRMESHGVEGEIQVTASTYEQLKHRYTFQSRGSITVKDKGEMVTYLLTGRKAKREMVSLTKF, from the coding sequence ATGGCTGTAGTCGATTCCTCTGGGGTCAATCCGCGCCCATCGCGCACTTTCGTTGGCAATATCCTTAGCCCGGTTCTTCGACTGCTCAATCGACGCACCATTCCCCTGTTAGCCATTTTGTTTATCGCAGGGCTGGCAGGCGCAATGATTAATATGTCCCGGCTGTCGTCTGATCTCATTCAGTCCCAGGCGGTTCAAAGTTCTGCCCTGTACGCGCAGGCAATCAAAGAAGCCCGTACCCTCTACAGCAACAATGCTATTGCTCCCCTGAAGCAGGTTCATCCCGATGTGGCAGTCACGCCGGAATATGCCAACCTGCCGGGAGCAGTTCCTCTGCCTGCGACCTTTCTGATTGAGCTGAGCCAGTCTATCAGCCGCCAAAATCCCGGTATGTCGGTGCGGCTCTACAGTGATTATCCTTTTCGCTGGCGACAGCAGGACGGCGGACCCCAGGATGACTTTGAACAGGCAGCCCTTACCTATCTGAGACAGCATCCCAACGAAACCTTCGTCCGGTTCGAGGAATTTCGCGGGCGATCGGCTCTGCGCTATGCAGAAGCAGACATCATGAAGCCGAGCTGTGTTGCCTGCCATAACACTCACCCCGACAGTCCTAAGCGCGACTGGAAAGAGGGCGATGTCCGTGGCATTCTGGAAATTACCCGACCGCTGGATAGCTTTATTGCCCAAACGCAAACGGGGCTGCGCGGCACGTTTATGATGCTGGGGGGGTTGCTGCTGCTGGCGCTACTGGGCATTGGAATTGTCATGAGTCGTCTGCGCCAGACCTCCAGGGAGCTAGAACTGCGCGTGGCAGAACGCACTGCCCAACTGAGACAGGCAAACGAACAGCTTTTAGTGGAACAGGAGAAATCCGAACGGCTGCTCTTAAACATCCTGCCGGAACCGATCGCCCATCAGCTCAAGGAAGGGCAGAACAACATTGCCGACGGCTTTGCGGAAGCGACGATTCTGTTTTGCGATCTGGTTGGCTTTACCAAGCTTTCGGAAAGAATGCACCCAACTCAGCTCATTTCCCTGCTGAATGAAATTTTCTCCCAGTTCGATCGCCTGACAGAGAAACACGGATTAGAGAAGATCAAAACGATCGGGGATGCCTATATGGTGGTGGGTGGACTTCCCGTACCCAGAGCGGATCACGCGGAGGCGATCGCAGAAATGGCGCTGGATATGCAGGCAGAAATTCGGCGGTTTAATCAGCGGCGGCGGCAGCAGTGCGATATTCGCATTGGCATCAATACGGGTCCGGTGGTGGCGGGGGTAATTGGCACCAAAAAATTTATCTATGACCTCTGGGGCGATACGGTCAACGTTGCCAGCCGCATGGAATCCCACGGCGTCGAAGGCGAAATTCAGGTAACGGCTTCCACCTACGAACAGCTCAAGCATCGCTATACCTTCCAGTCACGCGGGTCGATCACGGTGAAGGATAAAGGCGAAATGGTGACGTATTTGTTGACGGGACGCAAAGCAAAGCGAGAAATGGTGTCACTCACCAAATTTTAG
- a CDS encoding cyclic nucleotide-binding domain-containing protein, which translates to MLGVHKLPQVSERRIYPIRWLLTVGWLGIIMSLFFDPISAISISPSRSFPWLRFNPSQFDPSQCVLVQGTCLAQQPGSIALTFFWSIVVPGSIFILLVFGHDTWRRMCPLSFLSQIPRALGIQRKRQSTKSGSGGVRYELVKIKKDSWLGKNHLYVQFGLLAIGLAARLLLMNADGIALAIVSLLTIGAAMTVGYLYEGKSWCQYFCPMAPVQMVFTGPRGLLGSEAHQGPKQTVTQSMCRTVDKDGREKSACVGCQSPCIDIDAERNYWETANKPGRRFVHYGYVGLLLGFFFYTFLYAGNFDYLFSGAWMREANPIAALGQPGFYIAGQAIAIPKLIAVPLTLGFSVAFSYAVLTRLEKAYRANLSAEKVKEKLNSQQASHTLFSICTFLCFNLFFFFGSQSLMAAFPFSVHLLFNGFIVLVSTLWLSRTLDRSAELYSRESLAASLRRQLAKLTIDFSRFLEGRSMDDLKAEEVYVLAKVLPGFNQEQGLQVYKGVLREALEQGTTDSASSLEALRQLRQELNLKDDDHFTVLTELGSAEPDLLDPRKRRTRESQLRIESYRQALASMLLDLVDSGMSLQEAMQRQRKQIQFLKLEYGMTSEEENSVLNQILAGEQTTILRKAESLLEQMQQLAFRYQLLSDPVLDGQTIVFQLLRQSAVQHKQQIIAKQMLGLLEVLGDTPDAIKLANSTRELTANVLPDILQTSEGMLSWKYRLKPGIFAVLDRSFNPVHAAGSPNSTAKSTLDLTTTNIYPEVLPPPTVSMQGKIQGKKSSQLQDSQINPKNNGATARPEALAQSTNGASAAKARSQEDSSTLLPILSLPPENRSPAASTSASVRSQAGLAEEINRSDRRPFNGSSIPSFQSRSPDIESFDSQSLVDLLEEFLHDLDPLTQTLALYALNLLVPPRAQQKAQEILAIELSNDSAAMLSDEPSDYPSEHSSNNSPDYSPDYLSAHSLSYSANYSSHWLIQETAQILIDRDRLQTPEVQTLIIRSTLASRVEKHLFQQPVIRVGSSKANDLILDQPQISPYHAVFYLDGEGFSILDLGSDSGLLIDHQPLHHDRSPLQQGQTIQFGDGTEPVLTVNWEKQPLRQTISPSVPEVIGTIDKVLLLFESRFFRSLKPDALVELARDATIQIYACGEQICQAGDPSDSILLLIDGTAEVVILQGTNQQNTNQQTIGTVNRGETIGEMGVLTRQPRSASVIAGSDYCRVMVIQAEKFDTVLRQDAEISRNLLVVLSLRLQDMNRKLRSAQTIVANE; encoded by the coding sequence ATGCTCGGAGTTCACAAGCTTCCTCAGGTGTCTGAACGTCGCATTTATCCAATTCGTTGGCTGCTGACGGTGGGTTGGTTAGGGATTATTATGTCGCTGTTTTTCGATCCCATTTCAGCGATTTCAATCAGTCCCAGCCGTTCGTTTCCCTGGCTTCGTTTTAATCCGAGTCAGTTTGATCCGAGCCAGTGTGTTCTGGTGCAGGGAACCTGTTTAGCACAGCAGCCCGGATCGATCGCCCTCACTTTCTTCTGGTCGATCGTGGTGCCTGGCTCAATTTTTATTTTGCTGGTGTTTGGGCATGATACCTGGCGACGGATGTGTCCGCTATCGTTTTTGTCTCAGATTCCCCGTGCGCTGGGAATTCAGCGGAAGCGCCAAAGTACCAAATCGGGTTCGGGAGGAGTGCGCTACGAGCTGGTCAAGATCAAGAAGGATTCCTGGCTGGGAAAGAACCATCTCTACGTGCAGTTTGGACTACTGGCGATCGGGCTAGCGGCACGGCTGTTGCTGATGAATGCCGATGGAATTGCGCTGGCAATAGTTTCTTTGCTGACGATCGGGGCGGCAATGACGGTGGGCTATCTGTATGAGGGGAAAAGCTGGTGTCAGTATTTCTGTCCAATGGCTCCGGTGCAGATGGTGTTTACGGGACCGCGAGGATTGCTCGGCAGTGAGGCGCACCAGGGACCCAAGCAAACGGTCACGCAGTCGATGTGCCGCACGGTGGATAAGGACGGCAGGGAAAAAAGCGCCTGTGTGGGCTGTCAATCGCCCTGTATTGATATCGATGCAGAGCGCAACTATTGGGAAACAGCCAATAAACCGGGACGACGATTTGTTCACTACGGCTATGTGGGGCTGCTGCTGGGCTTCTTTTTCTATACGTTCCTCTACGCGGGAAATTTTGACTATCTGTTCTCCGGGGCATGGATGCGGGAAGCCAATCCGATCGCCGCCTTAGGACAGCCGGGATTTTATATTGCGGGTCAGGCGATCGCGATTCCCAAACTGATTGCTGTCCCGTTAACATTGGGATTCTCTGTAGCGTTCAGTTATGCTGTGCTGACTCGACTGGAAAAGGCTTATCGGGCAAATCTGTCGGCAGAGAAAGTCAAGGAGAAGCTTAATTCTCAGCAGGCTTCCCATACGCTGTTCTCAATCTGTACGTTTCTGTGTTTTAATTTATTCTTCTTTTTCGGTAGCCAGTCGTTGATGGCGGCATTCCCGTTTTCGGTTCACCTACTGTTTAACGGATTCATCGTTTTAGTCAGTACGCTGTGGCTATCCAGAACGCTCGATCGCAGTGCAGAACTCTATTCTCGCGAAAGTCTGGCGGCCAGTCTGCGTCGTCAACTGGCAAAACTGACGATCGATTTTTCCCGCTTTCTGGAAGGGCGATCGATGGACGATCTGAAGGCAGAGGAGGTGTACGTCTTAGCAAAGGTGCTACCCGGATTCAACCAGGAACAGGGTTTGCAGGTGTATAAGGGCGTACTCCGGGAGGCGTTAGAACAGGGTACTACCGATTCGGCTTCCAGTTTGGAGGCATTGCGGCAACTGCGTCAGGAACTCAATCTGAAGGACGACGATCACTTTACGGTTTTAACGGAATTAGGCTCCGCCGAACCCGATTTGCTCGATCCCCGCAAGCGACGAACGAGGGAAAGCCAGCTCCGCATCGAAAGTTATCGTCAGGCACTTGCCTCCATGCTGCTCGATCTGGTGGATAGCGGCATGTCCCTCCAAGAGGCGATGCAGCGACAGCGCAAACAAATTCAGTTTCTGAAGCTGGAATACGGCATGACCAGCGAGGAGGAAAACAGCGTCCTCAATCAAATTCTGGCGGGGGAACAAACAACGATTCTGCGAAAGGCGGAATCCCTGCTAGAGCAAATGCAGCAGCTCGCGTTCCGATACCAGTTGCTCAGCGATCCGGTGCTGGACGGTCAAACGATCGTCTTTCAGCTTTTGCGGCAGAGTGCGGTGCAGCACAAACAGCAGATTATCGCCAAACAAATGCTGGGTTTGCTGGAAGTCCTGGGCGATACGCCAGATGCGATTAAGCTTGCCAATTCTACCCGCGAACTCACGGCGAACGTGCTGCCGGATATTCTCCAGACTTCGGAAGGAATGCTGAGCTGGAAATATCGGCTGAAACCGGGAATTTTTGCCGTTCTCGATCGTAGCTTTAACCCCGTTCATGCCGCTGGATCACCTAACAGCACAGCAAAATCAACCCTTGATTTAACGACCACCAATATTTACCCCGAAGTTTTGCCGCCGCCCACGGTGTCTATGCAGGGTAAAATACAGGGTAAAAAATCATCTCAGCTACAAGATAGCCAAATTAATCCAAAAAACAACGGTGCGACAGCAAGACCGGAAGCGCTGGCTCAATCCACGAATGGAGCATCTGCGGCAAAGGCAAGATCCCAAGAAGATAGCTCCACCCTGCTGCCCATCCTGTCCCTTCCCCCGGAGAATCGATCGCCCGCTGCATCAACGTCTGCATCAGTTCGATCCCAGGCAGGCTTAGCCGAAGAGATTAATCGCTCCGATCGTAGACCATTCAACGGAAGTTCTATTCCATCGTTCCAGTCTCGATCGCCTGACATAGAATCCTTTGATTCCCAGTCGCTGGTCGATTTGCTTGAAGAATTCCTTCACGATCTTGATCCCCTGACGCAGACCCTTGCCCTCTATGCCCTCAATCTACTGGTTCCACCCAGGGCACAGCAGAAAGCCCAGGAAATTTTAGCGATCGAACTATCGAACGATTCGGCGGCGATGTTATCAGATGAGCCATCGGATTATCCGTCGGAGCATTCATCGAATAATTCACCAGATTATTCACCGGATTATTTATCGGCTCATTCCTTAAGCTATAGCGCAAACTATTCATCGCATTGGCTGATTCAGGAAACCGCTCAAATTCTAATCGATCGCGATCGGCTACAAACCCCGGAAGTTCAAACGCTGATTATTCGATCGACGCTTGCCAGTCGCGTTGAAAAGCACCTTTTCCAGCAGCCCGTAATTCGAGTGGGCAGCAGCAAAGCCAATGACCTGATCCTTGACCAGCCTCAAATTTCCCCCTATCACGCCGTATTTTATCTAGACGGAGAGGGCTTTAGCATTTTAGACCTGGGAAGCGATAGCGGTCTGTTGATCGACCATCAGCCTCTGCACCACGATCGCAGTCCATTGCAGCAGGGACAGACCATTCAGTTTGGCGATGGGACAGAACCCGTGCTAACTGTAAACTGGGAAAAACAGCCGCTCCGCCAGACGATCTCTCCCAGCGTTCCTGAAGTGATTGGCACGATCGACAAGGTCTTACTGCTGTTTGAAAGTCGCTTCTTTCGATCGCTTAAGCCGGATGCCCTGGTTGAACTGGCGCGAGATGCTACCATTCAGATCTATGCCTGCGGAGAGCAAATTTGCCAGGCGGGCGATCCTTCGGATTCCATTCTGCTGCTGATTGATGGCACCGCCGAAGTGGTGATTCTACAAGGTACAAATCAACAGAACACAAATCAACAAACGATCGGTACGGTGAATCGCGGAGAGACGATCGGAGAAATGGGTGTTTTAACCAGACAGCCGCGATCGGCTTCGGTCATTGCGGGTTCAGACTATTGCCGTGTGATGGTAATTCAGGCTGAAAAATTTGATACCGTGCTGCGGCAGGACGCCGAGATTTCGAGAAATTTACTCGTGGTTCTCAGTTTGCGTCTCCAGGATATGAACCGTAAATTAAGGTCAGCACAAACGATCGTTGCAAATGAATAA
- a CDS encoding SGNH/GDSL hydrolase family protein yields the protein MRYRVKLPLLLASVALLTGLLPTRTIAAPFEKLYVFGDSLSDTGNVFNASKQFLGTGSPPPPYYEGRFSNGPVWIDYLAQKLNLTPQPIAVLENPQNQENPSESVNFAYGGATTGTSSSLNAVVPGLQTQVREFKQLLANQAADPNALFVIWMGANDYLSAVNRADAATEPNPAVPVQNITVAIESLYQSGARHFLVANLPDLGETPLAKQQGNRVVQTLTQLSDRHNQLLSQRLDELQRNLPDLHLLRLDIGKLYVNTAEAQTFDLSNPCYSRATGAVCAQPDRHLFWDNLHPTTAAHREISENALALIDRPTAVQPTSLPLAGLSAIGTIGILAGAGAFWRHRRHQTKG from the coding sequence ATGCGATATCGCGTTAAATTGCCTCTGCTGCTGGCGAGTGTTGCCTTGCTGACAGGCTTGCTGCCGACCCGAACCATTGCCGCCCCCTTTGAGAAGCTCTATGTGTTTGGCGATAGCCTCTCCGACACGGGCAATGTGTTTAATGCCTCAAAGCAATTTCTGGGCACGGGTTCGCCCCCACCCCCCTACTACGAAGGGCGCTTCTCCAACGGTCCCGTCTGGATCGATTATCTGGCGCAAAAGCTCAACCTCACGCCGCAGCCGATCGCCGTTTTGGAAAATCCGCAGAATCAGGAGAACCCGTCTGAGAGCGTCAATTTTGCCTACGGTGGCGCAACAACCGGAACGAGCAGTTCTCTGAATGCAGTGGTTCCGGGACTGCAAACCCAGGTGCGGGAGTTTAAGCAGCTGCTTGCCAACCAAGCCGCCGATCCAAATGCGCTATTTGTAATCTGGATGGGCGCAAACGATTATCTGTCGGCTGTTAATCGCGCCGATGCTGCAACAGAACCCAATCCTGCCGTACCTGTACAAAACATTACTGTGGCGATCGAATCCCTTTATCAGTCTGGGGCGCGTCATTTTCTGGTTGCCAATCTGCCCGATCTGGGAGAAACGCCGTTAGCCAAACAGCAGGGCAATCGCGTCGTTCAAACCCTGACTCAGCTTAGCGATCGCCATAATCAGCTTCTCAGTCAGCGGCTCGATGAGTTGCAGCGCAATTTGCCTGACCTGCATCTGCTGCGGCTTGACATCGGTAAACTGTACGTCAATACCGCTGAAGCCCAAACCTTTGATCTCAGCAATCCCTGCTACAGTCGCGCCACGGGAGCCGTCTGCGCCCAGCCCGATCGCCATTTATTCTGGGATAATCTGCATCCCACGACTGCCGCCCACCGGGAAATTAGCGAGAATGCGCTGGCGCTAATCGATCGACCCACCGCAGTTCAACCCACTTCCCTCCCTCTGGCAGGACTTTCGGCAATTGGGACGATCGGAATTCTGGCGGGTGCAGGGGCATTTTGGCGACATCGACGCCATCAAACAAAAGGCTAA